Sequence from the Muntiacus reevesi chromosome 17, mMunRee1.1, whole genome shotgun sequence genome:
GAAAACACTTTCATTCCATCATGTCCTGGAAAGTCATGTTTACAGAGAATCACTATCTAACTCTCTCCCCACTTTTAGCCCTCCTGAGAGGCAAGGTGATGCCCTGGAAGGAGCCCTAGCCTTGGAGTGAGGGCTCCAGATTTTATTCTTGCCCTTGTTCCCATTCTGCTCCATGACCTTCGCTGAGTTTCTCCTTGTGTGAAATGGAATTATTCAATATGTGCTTTCTTATACTCTGTACCAtccatgaaatattccctcaTCTTTCTAGCAACTTCCAATCCAGGTTACTATCATATCAGTTTCATTGGCTGGTTAATCTAGCTTGAaccatttcattcttattttaagcttcagacatgattttaaaaggaaGCTGAGGAGCAGAAGAAGTTCCTCTTAGAATGACCGAGAAGTTCCTGCATCTGGATTCCTGCATCACTCCACACTGTGACGGCAGAGCTGGTGAgggtgggctttggagtcagaccacCAAGCCCAGGTCTGAAACCTGCCACTTGCTAAAGGCTATCTCAGTCTCAGCCTCCTTACCTGTAGGGATAAGAATAGTATTTCCTTGTGGGGCAATCTTGAGGATTCAGTGAAAGGTCTTAGCACTGAGGTTTGCACAGTGTAAGTATTCAATTAAGTGGTAGCAGATATTATAGTATCactttgttcccttctccaagcagGTATTCTGGTCTCTTATGtttaaaaaagatttcagaaGACTAGTCAACATGCCAGATGGATTCTCCTTGCCTCCTACCTGTTGGTCCAGTGACCTGGGTGTCAGCAGGTGGCTGAGCAGATGACAGGTGTGGTGACCCAAGGCTGGGAGAGCAGAGTGAGGAGTGCTGCGTGCATTCCGAGCAGAGACGCTGTGCTGGGGTGGGCCAGGATCGAGCCCCCGAGCCCCCGAGGCCCAGCCTCCTGGTCTCCTGCCACGGAGACATCTCTCCTGCTCCCTGCCTTCGGGGACCTCACAGTCCCTGTCCAATTTAAAGTTCAGACTCTGGGACGACACAAGTCTGCAGTCTCGGCACGATGGGGCTTCAgagaccccaggctccctgtgCTGCCCCAGGAGGGCCCGGCTGGGAGAGGTGGACACAGGAGAGACCCTGGACAGGCATCTGAAGACCGGGTCTCCCTGCAGCCCTGCCCCTGGACCTGAGGCTTGGGGGCTATGGAATGGGGTGTCTCCTGGCAAGAGAGCTGTGGGGACCTGTGCTCATGAGAGGTTGTTGGtatagtttagtcgctaagttctatctgactctttttgtgagttgtttgaccctgtggactgtacccaccaggctattctgtccatgggttttcctacaaagaaatactggagttgccattcccttctgcaggggatcttcccaacccaaggatggaatccgtgtctcctgcattggcaggcgggttctttaccaccgagcccgCAGGGGAGGTTAAGGAAAGGGATTGCTCCACAGGATGAGGCCTGGGCCCCGTGATGGATGTGAAGTCAGGGGCTGAGCTGGGTGTGAGTGTCTGCAGGTCCCCTTTTCTGTCTCCCTTCCCATGCCATTCTCCTTTCTTCACAAGAAAGAATGACAACTTGACAGAGCTTAAGGACTAAAAACAGCCTTAAATAATGCAGCAGCAATTGCAAGTTTTCTGAATAAACTGTGATATGTCTCTTGGAATATCGTTTGTCAAAAATACAGGTCAAAATAAAACATTGGAAGATTGTCATCACGTGTTTTCTGACTGCGGAGGAACGGGAACTTCTTGCCCACAAACGAGCTCCCCCCTAGCCCTCCTGCCACCTCCAGACTACTCTTTTCTTCCCCATCTGTTAGAGCAGCTCTCAGGGTGATGCGATACCCACCCAAACATCCCAGAAGTTCAAGCACCAAACCAGTCTCCTCCTTCCTCAGCCATCTCTGCCATCAGCCCAATGTCCCCAAGAGGTCTCAGCTCCATGCTGTCTGTCTGACCTCCCATCTACGTCAGCCTCCACCTGTGCTTCCTCACTTCCTGCCCTCTGGCAGGGGCCCTTCTCCTCTGGGCTCTATCTGGAGCCACGTGATCTTCCATTTCTCAAAAATAACTATCTTTTAAGTTCAAAGTCATGTTCATTTTAGAAGTATTGAACAAGATTGGAAAGAATAATTAAGAAAGCAATATTTATCTCTAACTCCATCACCTCTAGGAAACAATTGTTAGTTAATATTTTGCCATAATTTTCCAGGAATTTCTATATACATACTTATTCATATATCCTtaagaaaatatcattaaaaattgaGATTATATTGAGTACAAAGTTACTTGTTCTACCTTTTTGAATGTTAATTACAGTGTGAGCATTTCCCATCATCaattattcttcaaaaaataAGGTTTACAATGACTGTGTCACAGTCCATCATTGGTCTCCACCGGAATTTATTTACACATTCTGCCCCAGTTGGAGATTATGAGTCTTAACAATTCTTGTTACCAAAAATACCTCTGTGATTAAAATCATATAGATAGATAAAGAGATAAATCTTTGTACCTGTAGTAATTTTCTCCGAGTAATTCCTAAAAGTAGAGGTGTTGGGTCAAAGGGTGTGAAGTTTTCAAGTCTCTTGATTCAGACCCACAACTCACTTGGCAGGAAGTTCATATAAATTTATTCCCACCCTTACCACCTGTGTATGATATTACCTGCCTCACTGCACTATAGTTACAAATATATGTTAGAAAAATTCTTGGCCAGTTTCATGGGTGAAGAATTGGTGTCTAATCAGTGGCCCTGCTAAAAGTAAGTGTGATTGTAAACTCCCAGTCCCCACAGCTTAAGTCCAAACTCCGGTCATGGCATCAGAGGCCTGGCAGGACATCTCTGCAGAAGCTTCGCCCTGGCTTGGTCAGCTGCGGGCTGCGGGCTCTGCTGCTCTCTGCGCCTCTGTTCTGACCAAcagaggaggcaggaagagggACTGGAGGGTACCTGAAGGCTCAGACAAGGACTGTGCTTACCTACGGGGCACCGGAGAGCGGGCCTGCCGCGCGGCGGCCGAGCTCTCCCATCACACAAGATGGTACCACTGAGGCCAGAGGGGGCAGGGAATGGAGATGCTCTcaagtctgagtctgtttcctccaTGTGTTCAAACCTAGGAGGAGGCTGAGCTCCAGGAAGACGTAGAAATGGCAGGGTCTTAGTAGGTGGGGTGAAGGCAGGTGAAGTAGAGTCTCCCCAAGGACACATGAAGCCTGGATGCTCGGCAGGGAGGCGATGGAGGGGCTGCTGCTAACGCGATAGAGGAAGCCAGACCCTCAGCTGCTCCGGGTGACCAGTGTCCCAGGGCCTGGGCTGGGCCGCAAATCTTGGAGGCTGGGCCTCATCACTGCCTCTGCGATCACCACCCCAGGTGCCGGACTTTGACTGTCATCTGCGAACTTCATCTCAGCCCTGCTCAGATTTGGGCACGACCCCGGGCTCTGCCCTATGCTGAGTGTTTTCTGTCTGTTTAAGAAACCAGTGTGGGCTTGGGGTTGTGCAGAGCCGGACCCTGGGACAGAGTGAAACCCGGTACGGCCGGCTCTTAGAGCAACTCTGAAACAAAGCAGGAGGAGCACAGTGAGAGGTGCAGAGTGgggagacttcctggaggaggtgtcgTTCAGGATGGGCCTTAGGTGGGAAAGGGGTCAATTAGAAGCTGGGGGTTAACAGAtttacagtactatatataaaataggataACAACAAGGACCTCAtgtgtagctcagggaactacattttcaaaataaaaagacgGGCCTTAAGGATCAGGCAGTCCTTGTACACATGGAGCTGTGTGCTGGGTGGGGGCTGCCTTGTGGGAAGAGGCAAGAAGGGCAGAGAGCTGGGCATTGCTGGGTGCACCGAGGCTCCTGCCGGGCCGGTGTGTGCGGCTGACAGGAGGAGTCTGTGGGGcacggggcaggggagggggttgGTCATGAGCCCCAGGGCCAGGTTGCAGGGGCCTGTAATGCCCCCAGTGAAGCCCTTTCACTTCATCCTGAGAGCTCTGGGAGCCATTCAGGGGTTTCAGTCAAGAGAGAGACATGATCAAATAGACTTTTCCAACATATCCCTCTGGATGACCCTTGGAGGATAGATTGGGAGGAAAAAGACTGAAATCTTGAGGCCAGCCGGGAGGCTGGTGTGAAGATGCGGGGATGATGCTGAGAGCTGGCCCAGGGCTCTGCCTGGGGAAGGAACAAAGGTGGAATTCTGAGCTGGGATCTGTGGCAGGATCAGCGGGAGGTGGTGCTGCCTTTCTGGGGTGAAGATTCCAGACCCCCAACCCTGCGCCCTATCCACCCTCTCTGTAGGCGAAGGCAGACCTGACCTGCTAAGATGCAGGAGCCCTGGCCTCCCTCACCTGGAGACCTGCATCCTGCCCCACACCCTCCTGGCTGCCTCCTTCACCTccttgttcctcaggctgtagatgatggggttcagcatgggtgtgaccacagcGTAGAGGACCGTGAAGACCTCATCAGAGACACGGGCCTCCTTGCTCTTGGGTTTCATGTACATGAAGATGACGGTGCTGTAGAAAAGCATCACCACGGCCAGGTGTGCTGAGCACGTAGAGAAGGCTTTGCGGCGTCCGGCGGCTGAGGGTACCCTCAGGATGGTGGCCAGGATGAGCGTGTAGGACAGGCAGATGAAGGCCAGGGGCCCGGGCAGCAGCAAGATGGCACCCACCAGCAGGAAGACCTCACTGATGGACGTGTCAGCACAGGCCAGCTTCAGGACTGCCAGGATCTCGCAGGTGAAGTGACTGATCACACGGTGGCCACAGAAGGGCAGCCTCATGGCGATGACTGTCTCAGTCACCGACTTGGAGAGGCAGAGGACCCAGGCGGCTCCCGCCAGCACGCAGCAGAGCCGGCGGCTCATCAGCACGGGGTACCTAAGGGGCCGGCAGACGGCCAGGTAGCGATCGTAGGCCATAATGGCGAGCAGCAGACACTCTGTGGAGCCTGTAGACAGACTCAGACACATCTGCAGTGCGCAGCCAAGAAAGGAGATGGTCTTCTGGGCTGACAGCAGGTGGACGAGCATCAGGGGCACAAAAGTGGACGTGTAGCAGATGTCCAGGATGGAGAGGTTgcccaggaagaagtacatgggtgtgtgcaggCGGGCCTCCAGCACGCTGACTGCCACGATGCCTATGTTCCCCAGCAGGGTCACCAGGTACATGGCTGAGCACAGAGGGAAGAGCAGGCGCTCCAGGGCAGGGTACCCTGAAAATCCTCTCAGGAAGAACTCAGACACCTCTGTGCTATTGACGGGCTCCATATCTCAGAGCTCTGGCAAGACGcgtggctgggaggcagggaaagaGGGTGCAGGGTGGCGGGGAGCCCAGAGTCTCTTTAGGGGTGAAGCGTATTGCCAGGGCCTTTTTGAGCCCTGACCCACATTCTCTCTGAGACTTTGGGCAGTCCCCACACTTCTTCCAGTTTTCAATAGAGCCACGTGAGAAATGAGGATTGAGGTGGGTCAGAATTTCTCTAAGAGTGTTAATGGCAATGTGGGCAATCTGAAAAAGCAATTTGAAACAATGTTGGATTAATCTAAAGTAAATAATGTACTGCAGAACTTCTCAGAGTCATTAACACACCACTGTGATTTGTGACTTTCTGAAAGTGATGCAGAGAGGAGGTAGTTTCCAAACTTATTTGACCATAGATCCTCCTTTTACAGAGCACCCGTTAACCTTCTGCAAATAAGTATTCTAGCAGCATCGTTTCGGGAACAATGAGCTGGATGGAAGGTCTTCAAATCTTACAATCACCTGTAAAGATGACatgagaatcacctggaaagTTTGTGAAAACACAGAGTTTCTATCTGATTAAGTCTAAGTGATGCTGTTCTGTTGATCAGGTGACCACACTTTGAGACTCACTGGGCAAGATGGTCTCTGAGGGTCCTCCTGGCTTTCAGGAAGCCTAGAGTTGTATCTCATTGTTCCCACTGATGGAGATGCCTATCTCTCTCATCCCCCAGCCTGCAAAACTCTGACTTGCCTCTGCAGTCAGCTCTGGTCTCCACGCATGAAGCACACGTTGTACTTTGCTTTGGAGGGGCTCCTGGCCTCTGAGCCTATCAGGGGCTCGTCCGCCTGTGTGCCCACAGGTCCTGCTTCATCAGCTATGTGGACTGATCTTCAGAATTGATCTTCACCacattcgttggaaggactgatgctgaagctgaagctccagtactttgaccacctgatgcaaacagctgactcattagaaaagaccctgattctgggaaagactgaaggcgggaggagaagaggaagacagaggatgagatggttggatggcaccactgactcaatagacacgagtttgacCCAACTgtgggagttgatggacaggcaagcctgacgtgctgcagtccatggggtcgcaaagagttggacacgactgagcaactgaactgactactGATGAGTTTTTGAATGAAAATTTGATGGACCTTTCAGCCCGCCTCCTATTTTCTCTTAACCTGAGCCAGGGCTGCTTGGGCTTCATGAACTCCTAGGCATCAAACTGGAATAAGCTCTGAGAGATTAATCCATTGGAGCTCCCATTGTGGaggtagggaaactgaggctgcacAGTGGGTTCCTGGCGAGATGAGTCTAAAATCCTGTTCTCCTAACAGCATGACAGCTGCACTGAGCTCACAGCAGATGTTTGCTTCTGTTAAACCCCAAATATTGCTTGTTCTTTCATCACCCTACATGGACATCTTTCTCCTGAGTATCTCCCCCTAATCCCAATCTTCTCATAAGCTAAGGAGCAGAACTTAAACTTTCCCTCGTGTTTCGGGCTCTTGGAACCCAAGGGACACACTGTCCAAGCCTGGGTCTGGATTGGGCACCAGTTCCTCAATGCTGCCCTTGAAGGAGACAATTTCCTTCTGTTAGACCAACCATATTTATTCCCTTCAGAATCGAGAAGGGATTGAGTTTCTATCATACTCCAGACATGGTGCTAGGCATTAGGGGAAGGAATGAGAACACGTGTGCCCCAAGGCCAGGAAGCCTCAACCACCCCCTGGTAAAAATCTTCTCCAGTTCCTACCTGAGCCTCATTCTGCTTCTGTGTGCATGCCTCTTGTGACGGGAAGATGACTCCCTTAGACacacttttctttttgctgtCAGGCCACTCGAAGCATCACAAAATCCTTCCTGATGTGGACTCTCTCTGGGTCTCCCTGTGCCTCTACCACCCAGCCAGGCCCAGGCTGGGGCCCCTGTGGACTATGCGCTCACATACTCAGACGAGGGGTCCCGAGCTTTGCATGCTGCCTCGGGGGTGGAGGGGCCTTTCTGCAGCAAACAGAGCACTGGCCTTGCCTTGGCATCTCAGATAGAAGGTCTTGCCTCAGTTTGACTGTGTCTAGAGCCGTTGCAGGGTCAGGGGAGCGTGAGCTGTGAGCTCCCTTCAAGTTTCAGCAAGGAAACTCCAGGCTGGCTTCCTGGAGAGGCACCCTGGAAGGAGTAGCAGTGGCAGCAGGGGCCGTGCCAGTTTTGGGGGGCACAGAGGCGGTGGGCGCTGTGTGCAGGCCTGGTGCTGGGTCAGCCCACAGCTGCCTCCTTTGCATAGTTCAGTGGACCACATACCTTATCCCCTGAAGGCACTAGCAGCTGTCTGCGGTCAGTGGCTGCAGATACACCTGTCAGAGATTACATACACCCACACAGGCCGCCACACGGGGACCTCCCTTCCTGTACGCACAGACACGCGACTGGCAGCCAGGTTCACACTTCACCTGTGAGGATGCAACAACATCGGgctcatgtgtgtgcatgcacattcCTTGGCTCGAGTGTATGTGCGGCAGGCACTCACTCTTGTTCTCTTtctcacacatacactcacacacaaacacacacacccccagtaGAGCAGGCCCTTGGACCCATAGCCAGAGCTTCAGAGGACCAGGCAGGACAGAGAGGGTATGTGACCAGGCGGGGGCCCTGGGAGTATCATGGGGGAAGCAGCAGCCCTGAGGCTGGGGAGCAATCTCTGCCTGGGATGAAATCTGAGGACAGAGAGCTCAGACCCAGGACATGGTGAGCAGGCCTGCTCCGCGCTTCACCTGCCTTCCGGCCTGAGTGCTGAGAACCTGAGAATCTCAGCCGCTCAGCCTTCTCTCCTGGACTGGGGGCCAAGAAGAGCCGGGAGGAGGGATGTGGCTGCAGGCTGTGGGTCTCTGGTTCCCAGAGCTGGGCCACGGAGCTTCGTTTGCAGAGCCCACAGTGTCTTTCTGCGTATCTTCTGGCCAAATGCTATCTGAAAACCAGTTCAAGTGCCACTTCCCCTGGAGAGCCTCCCTTGATCCTCTCCCAGGCCACCCAAGCCCTCTGTCCTGTATGCAtcatggctgtgtgtgtgcacctggAGGATGGTGCTAACCTTCCTCACTGGCTTCCAGCTGGTTGCTTAGCCCCACCAGCCCACAGGGAGGtcaccctctcccctcctcacccAGATTCTCAAGGCCAAGTTGAAGCCCCCAGCCTGGCCACAGCCAGCGTCTTCCTGTTCTATTGCCACCTCCTGAGACTAAGACACACTGGAAGTGAGCAGCTGACTGCTCACTCCAAGCTGTTCCTAGCCTGGATGACACCTGTGTAAACTGGGAGGATGCCTGCAGATCAGCAAGACCACCCCTTGTTAGGTATGGGagaaatgaagctcagagaaggagGGGGCTTGCCCAGTGCTTCACGGTGAGTTAGAGGGGAAACCAAGGCTGCAGTCCTTCCCCGGGGCTCCTAATCCCAGCCCCTTCCTCTGCCCCATGTCACCATTGTTCTACTTACCTTCAGCCTCTTCCAGATCCATGTGCCTTGTTCCCTGGAAGATGTTTCTGAGACCAGGAACCTTCACTGACTGTAGTCAGGAGAAAACAGGTCCAAGAAGCAGGTCTGCACCTTCTCTCTCCAGGGAACCTCAGTGGACAGGACCCGGAGTTTCACACTGGTGGAGTTTTCCAAACTAAGAAGACACACCTAGACTTGCGTAGAGTTTAGTGAAGTGTTTGCAATGTGATAAAGTTAAGCAGAGCTCTTAGAATTTGGGAGAAGTAGACCAAGCACTTAGAATTCAGCGCCTTCTCTGAAGTGTGTCAGGTTGGATAGAACTGGGAAATTCTGGTGGGTTCAAGGCTGAACAGGGTGCCCGGTGGTTGACTCTCAGCAGCCAGGGACTGCCTGACCAAGCCGCTCCCAGCTCCATGCTGGCCGACAGCCTCCCAGGGAGCAGGGACCTTTCAAAGCTCCCTGCACCGGGGACTGCACCATCCCCAAGGCAATTTAGAGGCAGAAGGGGAAATTCGCCCAGCTTAcaaactttggggtgcttcagggATGATGTCCCAAAGACCCAATTACACAGAGTCTACTTAGAGATATTAATTGGTGTAGAACAGTTGGAGGAGGTGGCTCAGGGCCAGGAATCCACCCTCACAAGTCAGTCCTCAGTGTGGGCCGTGAATGTTTACAGGATCAGTAAacgaatggatggatggatgcacaATTAAGTCAATGTATAGGCCACTCTTTGTGAATACATTTAAAGAGAATGgagtgcctggtgggctgggaagacccagaggaatcgggtggagagggaggtgggatgggggaccgggatggggaatacatgtaactctatggctgattcatatcaatgtatgacaaaacccactgaaaaaaataaaaaattaaaaaaaatagtaataaataaactttgttctaaaggaaaaaaagaaaaaaaaataaagagaatggaGTGAGTGAATGAGCAATTGATATGCAGTTTCTCCTTTAAgggaaactctgtccccattaacaGTCACACTCCATTTCTACTCAAGCTTCTTCTGGCCCTAGGccaccactaatctactttctctaTATATAATTCTATTCtggttattttatataaatgaaatcatatgatatgtgTTCCTTTGTGACTGatttctttcatatattaacaGCGTAATGCTTTTAAGGTTGAGCTATATTGTTTAGCATGTATCGGTACTTAATTTCTTGATAAAATTCCATGGTATGTATATATCTTCCTCTATTGGGGCTGCTAgaacagaataccatagactaggcagcttataagcaacagaaatttatttttcatagttgCGGAGGCGTGGCTATTGTAaatcatgctgcaatgaacattggaatcttttcaaattatatatagtTTTGTCTAAATATGTGCCCCAGAGTGGGATTGTCGGGTCATGTGGCAActctagttttttgaggaacctccatactgttttccatagtggctgcatcaatttacatttctggGGCCTATTTTATAaaagcactaatcccattcatgagggctcaaCCCTTATGACTTaatcatctcccaaaggccccacttcctaTGATCACATTAGGGTTAGGATCACAACATGTGAATATTTGGAGGACACAATATTGTCTATGGCAATGGATGTTTTCGTTCATGTATTCATCAGTTGAAGGACATTGAGTTCCCACTTTTTGACTGCTATGGATATTACCACTATGAACATTCACGTAAGGCAAGTTTTTGTATGGATGTATGTTTCCATTTCCTTGGGTACATacctaagagtgggattgctgggtcttgtgATAACTCTCCTTAACCTTTTGAGGAATtgtcagactgttttccaaaatgactgtaccattttacatcccaTTAGCAAcctatgagggttccaatttctccaggaCCTCATgaacacttgttattatctgcCTTTTTGGTTAtaaccatcctagtgggtgtggtCTCGTTGcggtttgcatttccttgatgacaaaTGATGTAGAGCATTTTTCACATGCATATTGGCCATTTATATGTCTTTTCTGGAGAAACGgttattcagatcctttgcccgttttaaaattgggttatttggaccaagtgggctttatcccaggaatgcaaggattctttaatatctgcaaatcaatcaatgtgatgcaccacattaacaaattgaaagataaaaaccatatgattatctcaatagatgcagagaaagcctttgacaaaattcaacacccatttatgattaaaactatccagaaagc
This genomic interval carries:
- the LOC136148699 gene encoding olfactory receptor 13J1-like — protein: MEPVNSTEVSEFFLRGFSGYPALERLLFPLCSAMYLVTLLGNIGIVAVSVLEARLHTPMYFFLGNLSILDICYTSTFVPLMLVHLLSAQKTISFLGCALQMCLSLSTGSTECLLLAIMAYDRYLAVCRPLRYPVLMSRRLCCVLAGAAWVLCLSKSVTETVIAMRLPFCGHRVISHFTCEILAVLKLACADTSISEVFLLVGAILLLPGPLAFICLSYTLILATILRVPSAAGRRKAFSTCSAHLAVVMLFYSTVIFMYMKPKSKEARVSDEVFTVLYAVVTPMLNPIIYSLRNKEVKEAARRVWGRMQVSR